The following proteins come from a genomic window of Phycisphaeraceae bacterium:
- a CDS encoding prepilin-type N-terminal cleavage/methylation domain-containing protein: protein MTGRAVTSTRGFTLIELLVVVSIMAILMGVLLPSMGQARGVARRVYDQNNLRQITTGVFAYAADAANAVPLAAPQELGGPQGRVSESDPWLPARMFGGSLPADERPLNAYLSTHETFRSPCDRGEPLWWFDTADYQATATAYELYGSSYFYASGYNRMGGVVAPMGIAKLVGLEVSFGDFAADPLELGRVLTLNYYRLTSKKVVIGSIPIHRTMSGVVAPSPRAQWYKPDPLHLWANTAFLDGHVSFVEVFPYNPDYASVNTTPDEANPYY, encoded by the coding sequence ATGACCGGCAGAGCGGTCACATCTACCAGAGGATTCACGCTGATCGAACTGCTCGTGGTGGTTTCGATCATGGCGATCCTCATGGGCGTACTCCTGCCCTCGATGGGTCAGGCGCGTGGTGTGGCGCGTCGGGTTTACGACCAGAACAATCTGCGGCAGATCACCACCGGCGTCTTTGCTTACGCGGCTGATGCCGCCAACGCGGTGCCGCTGGCCGCACCACAGGAGTTGGGCGGGCCGCAAGGTCGCGTGTCTGAGTCCGATCCCTGGCTGCCGGCGCGGATGTTCGGCGGGAGCCTGCCCGCCGATGAGCGTCCTTTGAATGCCTACCTGAGCACGCACGAAACTTTCCGCTCGCCCTGTGATCGCGGTGAACCGTTGTGGTGGTTCGACACAGCCGATTACCAGGCGACCGCCACCGCCTACGAGCTATACGGCAGCAGTTATTTTTACGCATCGGGCTACAACCGCATGGGAGGTGTGGTCGCGCCTATGGGGATAGCCAAGCTGGTGGGGTTGGAAGTTTCGTTCGGCGACTTCGCCGCTGACCCGCTTGAACTGGGGCGGGTTCTGACGCTGAACTATTACCGTCTGACCTCGAAGAAAGTAGTCATCGGGTCCATCCCCATCCATCGCACGATGAGCGGCGTGGTGGCGCCCAGTCCACGGGCGCAGTGGTACAAACCTGATCCGCTGCACCTCTGGGCGAACACAGCATTCCTCGACGGGCATGTGTCATTCGTCGAGGTCTTTCCGTACAACCCCGATTACGCCAGCGTCAACACGACTCCTGACGAGGCGAACCCCTACTACTGA
- a CDS encoding aspartate/tyrosine/aromatic aminotransferase, with protein sequence MFESIDIAPPDSILGITDAFNKDTNPRKINLSVGIYKDAQGKTPILESVKEAERRILANETNKNYKPIEGDPTYDALVQELLFGRDHELIRAKRVATAHTPGGTGGLRVAGDYLKKKHAGATVWVSDPTWANHEAIFRAAGLNVKTYPYFDAASNGLALDKMLAALRAAPAGDVVLLHGCCHNPTGVDPAPAQWAQIAGVLREAKLLPLVDFAYQGFGTGLREDAAGLLELIGKNSELLICSSFSKNFGLYNERVGALTVVAGSQSAAEAVLSHVKTCIRANYSNPPAHGSSIVATVLSDPKLRQQWEAELAAMRDRINGMRRFYVETLTKKGFRGDVSFITRQKGMFSFSGLNKEQVERLKKEHAIYIVGSGRINVAGMTEANMDPLCTAILAVS encoded by the coding sequence ATGTTTGAATCCATTGACATCGCTCCGCCTGACTCGATCCTCGGCATCACCGATGCCTTCAACAAGGACACCAATCCTCGCAAGATCAATCTGAGCGTGGGCATCTACAAAGACGCGCAGGGCAAGACGCCGATCCTGGAATCCGTCAAGGAAGCGGAGCGGCGAATCCTCGCCAATGAAACCAACAAGAACTACAAACCCATCGAGGGTGATCCGACCTACGACGCGCTGGTGCAGGAACTGCTGTTCGGCCGCGACCACGAATTGATCCGCGCTAAACGGGTGGCGACCGCCCACACGCCCGGCGGCACGGGTGGTCTGCGCGTGGCGGGCGATTACCTGAAAAAGAAACACGCCGGCGCGACCGTCTGGGTCAGCGACCCGACGTGGGCGAATCACGAGGCGATTTTCCGGGCAGCCGGCCTGAATGTGAAGACGTATCCGTACTTCGATGCTGCAAGCAACGGGCTGGCGTTGGACAAGATGCTCGCCGCCCTGCGTGCCGCACCGGCGGGAGATGTCGTTCTGCTCCACGGCTGCTGTCATAACCCGACCGGCGTCGATCCTGCACCGGCTCAGTGGGCGCAGATTGCGGGCGTCCTGCGCGAGGCGAAGCTGCTGCCGCTGGTGGACTTCGCCTATCAGGGCTTCGGCACGGGATTGCGTGAAGACGCAGCTGGACTGCTGGAGCTTATCGGGAAGAATTCCGAGTTGCTCATCTGTTCGAGTTTTTCGAAAAACTTCGGCCTCTACAACGAGCGAGTCGGCGCGCTGACCGTCGTGGCAGGCAGTCAGTCCGCTGCCGAAGCGGTGCTCAGTCACGTCAAGACCTGCATCCGCGCGAATTACTCCAACCCGCCGGCGCACGGCTCGTCGATCGTCGCAACCGTGCTGAGCGATCCGAAACTGCGGCAGCAGTGGGAGGCCGAGCTGGCTGCGATGCGCGACCGGATCAACGGCATGCGCAGGTTTTATGTCGAGACGCTGACGAAAAAAGGTTTTCGTGGCGACGTGAGCTTCATCACGCGACAGAAGGGCATGTTCAGCTTTTCCGGCTTGAACAAAGAGCAGGTCGAACGCCTCAAAAAAGAGCACGCCATCTACATCGTCGGATCCGGTCGGATCAATGTCGCAGGCATGACCGAGGCGAACATGGACCCGCTCTGCACAGCGATCCTGGCGGTCTCCTGA
- a CDS encoding methyltransferase domain-containing protein: MEQATESLNVMPGQGIDPAKMPGHWLLANLGKRVLRPGGLKLTRRLLNELRISAGDRVVEFAPGMGATARMALRQNPDSYTAVERDQAAAERIRHWLGDHPTRRVITGLAQETGLPAAEATVVYGEAMLTMQTDTRKQAVIREAYRLLQPGGRYGIHELCLVPDDLSDALAQEICRAMTQTIHHHAQPLTIKRWRELFEAEGFKVLHCSTVPMSLLEPVRVFRDEGVCGAMRFLGRLCSQPQARQRVCEMRRVFRQYRRHLAGICIVAHKAVDAPPRS, from the coding sequence ATGGAACAGGCAACAGAGTCATTGAACGTCATGCCGGGCCAGGGTATCGACCCCGCCAAGATGCCCGGACACTGGCTGCTGGCAAATCTGGGCAAGCGGGTGTTGCGTCCGGGTGGTCTGAAGCTGACGCGGCGGCTGCTGAACGAGCTGCGCATCTCGGCGGGGGACCGGGTCGTGGAGTTTGCTCCGGGGATGGGCGCGACCGCTCGCATGGCACTTCGACAGAACCCCGACAGTTACACCGCTGTTGAGCGCGATCAGGCTGCGGCTGAACGGATTCGTCACTGGCTGGGCGATCACCCGACCCGTCGAGTGATCACAGGTCTGGCGCAGGAGACCGGTCTGCCCGCAGCCGAGGCGACGGTGGTTTACGGCGAGGCCATGCTCACCATGCAGACCGACACGCGCAAGCAGGCGGTGATTCGGGAAGCCTACCGGTTGCTGCAACCCGGCGGGAGGTACGGCATCCACGAGCTTTGTCTGGTTCCGGATGATCTTTCCGACGCACTGGCTCAGGAAATCTGCCGCGCGATGACGCAGACGATCCACCACCACGCCCAGCCTCTGACGATCAAGCGGTGGCGTGAGCTGTTTGAGGCGGAGGGTTTCAAGGTGCTGCATTGCTCGACAGTGCCGATGTCTTTGCTCGAACCGGTTCGTGTCTTCCGGGACGAGGGCGTCTGCGGCGCGATGCGATTCCTCGGTCGTCTCTGCAGTCAGCCGCAGGCGCGGCAACGGGTCTGCGAAATGCGCCGGGTGTTTCGCCAGTACCGCCGTCATCTAGCGGGAATCTGCATCGTCGCTCACAAGGCGGTTGATGCGCCTCCGCGGTCCTGA
- a CDS encoding Gfo/Idh/MocA family oxidoreductase, producing MQEVRVGVIGCGVMAQAHMEGFKEIPRLRFVAASDSFPANLKKVVDKFSVQGFTDGMDLIKASVCDAIFIGTPHYFHPYYAAAALERDLHVLTEKPVAVNASAAARVNAISAQRTHLRYGAMFQMRSVPLWQKVHQIVHTGQLGKLHRIHWTITNWFRKQAYYDSNSWRATWAGEGGGVLTNQCPHNLDLLCWIAGLPKRVTARVWLGKYHNIEVEDDVQAAFEYESGATGAFITSTGEFPGTNFFEITGDRGRLNCVNDKTIELTLTDDSIAEYSRSSPGAWGAPSCSKITIEPPAGGQHLTIWKNFVESILDGKPLIARGDEGLASVELSNAIILSGLTHQPVDLPLDHAAFDRLLRDLVKTSRKCNTLPPGL from the coding sequence ATGCAGGAAGTCAGGGTCGGAGTCATCGGTTGCGGGGTTATGGCACAGGCGCACATGGAAGGGTTCAAGGAGATTCCCCGACTCCGCTTCGTTGCCGCCAGCGACAGTTTCCCCGCCAACCTCAAAAAAGTCGTGGACAAGTTCAGCGTGCAGGGCTTCACCGATGGCATGGACCTCATCAAGGCCAGCGTGTGTGATGCGATCTTCATCGGCACGCCCCACTATTTTCATCCGTACTACGCCGCTGCAGCGCTGGAGCGCGATCTGCACGTGCTGACGGAAAAGCCGGTGGCGGTCAACGCCAGTGCTGCGGCGCGTGTCAACGCCATCAGCGCACAACGGACGCACCTGCGCTACGGTGCGATGTTCCAGATGCGGAGCGTCCCGCTCTGGCAGAAAGTCCACCAGATCGTCCATACCGGTCAGCTCGGCAAACTTCATCGCATCCACTGGACCATTACCAACTGGTTCCGCAAGCAGGCGTATTACGACTCGAACTCCTGGCGCGCTACCTGGGCCGGCGAAGGCGGCGGCGTGCTCACCAACCAATGTCCGCACAACCTCGACCTGCTCTGCTGGATCGCCGGCCTGCCCAAACGAGTGACCGCCCGCGTCTGGCTGGGGAAATATCACAACATCGAAGTCGAAGACGACGTGCAGGCAGCGTTTGAATATGAGAGCGGCGCGACCGGCGCGTTCATCACTTCCACCGGCGAATTTCCGGGGACCAATTTCTTCGAGATTACCGGCGATCGCGGACGATTGAACTGTGTCAACGACAAGACCATCGAGCTGACGCTTACCGACGATTCCATCGCGGAGTATTCGCGATCCTCACCCGGAGCGTGGGGCGCACCGTCATGCAGCAAGATCACGATCGAACCTCCCGCCGGCGGCCAGCATCTGACGATCTGGAAAAACTTCGTGGAGTCGATCCTCGACGGCAAGCCGCTGATCGCAAGAGGTGATGAGGGGTTGGCATCCGTGGAGCTGAGCAACGCCATCATCCTCTCCGGACTGACGCACCAGCCGGTGG
- a CDS encoding PEP-CTERM sorting domain-containing protein (PEP-CTERM proteins occur, often in large numbers, in the proteomes of bacteria that also encode an exosortase, a predicted intramembrane cysteine proteinase. The presence of a PEP-CTERM domain at a protein's C-terminus predicts cleavage within the sorting domain, followed by covalent anchoring to some some component of the (usually Gram-negative) cell surface. Many PEP-CTERM proteins exhibit an unusual sequence composition that includes large numbers of potential glycosylation sites. Expression of one such protein has been shown restore the ability of a bacterium to form floc, a type of biofilm.) — translation MRRHPLAVGLVLALGLNALPASAAVLDFQLLSWGDAAATVELPSAAGRKPVAPAPTTGDWLVFTDDDQTLPAANNPAGALSHNLADLSGMAGAAGFNMAPSLTGSLTLQLDPDGGDAWQVAVTNLTYQGTANASISMNQYLVTAGDPATQSPGYNVDGVGNDGTWSGSDADHWAIQYDLDFYFDASISPSAIDVTFNDKTQAGYLIPASELTAQGLAGIPSLGFAGDLGQYLLDQVVPRLPAGTTYLLVTQMTKVHPDYAAMGMPINTGGLVGNLTVAYSMQAIPEPATVAILSSGLLVLSRRRRANRNRIVKGDRCTA, via the coding sequence ATGCGACGTCACCCTCTCGCCGTTGGATTAGTGCTGGCCTTGGGTCTTAATGCCTTGCCCGCATCTGCGGCGGTTTTAGATTTTCAGTTGCTCAGTTGGGGAGATGCTGCCGCCACTGTCGAGTTACCTTCCGCAGCAGGTCGTAAACCTGTGGCACCCGCACCGACAACTGGCGACTGGCTGGTTTTCACTGATGACGATCAAACACTTCCCGCGGCCAACAACCCCGCTGGCGCGCTGAGCCACAACCTGGCCGACCTCTCCGGCATGGCTGGGGCGGCGGGATTCAACATGGCGCCGTCACTGACTGGCTCGCTCACGCTGCAACTCGATCCTGATGGCGGCGATGCGTGGCAGGTCGCGGTGACGAACCTGACTTACCAGGGAACCGCCAACGCTTCGATCAGTATGAATCAGTATCTGGTCACCGCAGGAGATCCCGCCACTCAATCTCCCGGCTACAACGTGGACGGCGTGGGCAATGACGGCACATGGAGCGGCAGCGATGCGGATCACTGGGCGATTCAATACGACCTGGATTTTTATTTCGACGCCAGCATTTCTCCGAGCGCCATCGACGTGACTTTCAACGACAAGACTCAGGCTGGTTACCTCATTCCTGCATCAGAGTTGACAGCTCAGGGTCTGGCTGGAATTCCCTCGCTGGGGTTTGCCGGCGACCTCGGTCAATACCTGCTCGATCAAGTCGTGCCGCGTCTTCCGGCTGGAACCACATACCTGCTGGTCACCCAGATGACCAAAGTGCATCCCGACTACGCCGCAATGGGCATGCCCATTAACACAGGCGGGTTGGTCGGCAATCTGACGGTGGCCTACTCGATGCAGGCGATCCCGGAACCGGCCACGGTTGCGATTCTCTCCTCTGGCTTGTTGGTTCTGAGCAGGCGGCGCCGCGCTAACCGGAACCGGATCGTCAAAGGCGACCGCTGTACCGCTTAA